The proteins below are encoded in one region of Candidatus Methylacidiphilales bacterium:
- a CDS encoding dipeptidase, producing MKNPAHLEDLISFLRHPSISTDPAHKNDVAACAKWVNEKLTSIGLDSRIYPTPGHPVLVARNRHQPGRKTVLIYGHYDVQPVDPRSLWAHDPFEPRIQNGRITARGATDNKGQILSHILGVQETLHEKKDLPVNLIFLIEGEEEVGSPNLAAFLQEHRKELACDIVALSDTGMIEPGRGTLTYGLRGITCMEVRITGPDKDLHSGIYGGAVGNPLTVLSRLMATLHDTSGRVAIDGFYDCVKPLETWEREAWSKLPFHDSDILRLTGVPALAPEKGYSAVESTCGRPTAELNGLYGGYQGEGSKTVIPSFAVAKLSFRLVPDQDPELIFELASGHLKKHCPPSVRLELINQHSGSAYVADPHSAFGLAAQSALRKTFPGKEPALVRDGGSVPIVADLKRILGADSLLLGLALPDARIHSPNENFPLENFEGGIRLNRALLEEIAGV from the coding sequence ATGAAAAACCCCGCCCATCTCGAAGACCTCATTTCCTTCCTGCGCCACCCCAGCATCTCCACCGATCCCGCACATAAAAATGACGTGGCCGCCTGCGCAAAGTGGGTGAATGAGAAACTCACAAGCATCGGGTTGGACAGCCGGATTTATCCCACTCCGGGGCATCCCGTGTTGGTGGCGCGAAACCGGCATCAGCCCGGACGCAAGACCGTCCTGATTTACGGGCATTACGATGTCCAGCCGGTGGACCCGCGTTCGCTCTGGGCACACGATCCGTTTGAACCGCGAATCCAGAACGGCCGCATCACAGCCCGGGGCGCCACCGACAACAAAGGACAAATCCTTTCCCATATCCTTGGGGTGCAAGAAACCCTTCACGAGAAAAAAGATCTGCCGGTGAATTTGATCTTCCTCATCGAGGGCGAGGAGGAAGTCGGCAGCCCCAACCTGGCCGCCTTTTTGCAGGAACACCGCAAGGAACTGGCGTGCGACATCGTTGCCCTCTCCGACACTGGAATGATCGAGCCGGGCCGGGGGACATTGACGTACGGCCTGCGCGGGATCACTTGCATGGAAGTGCGCATCACGGGGCCGGACAAAGATTTGCATTCGGGAATTTACGGCGGTGCGGTGGGTAATCCACTGACGGTGCTGAGCCGTTTGATGGCCACCCTGCATGATACGTCGGGGCGGGTGGCGATTGACGGATTCTATGACTGCGTCAAGCCGCTGGAAACGTGGGAGCGCGAAGCCTGGAGCAAGCTGCCGTTCCATGATTCGGATATTTTGCGGCTTACAGGAGTTCCCGCCCTGGCTCCCGAAAAGGGCTACAGTGCCGTGGAATCCACATGCGGCCGGCCCACAGCCGAACTCAACGGCCTCTATGGCGGCTATCAGGGCGAAGGATCCAAAACCGTCATTCCTTCTTTCGCGGTTGCCAAGCTCAGCTTTCGCCTGGTGCCGGACCAGGACCCGGAACTGATCTTCGAACTCGCCTCTGGTCACTTAAAAAAGCATTGCCCGCCGTCCGTCCGCCTGGAACTGATCAACCAACATTCCGGAAGCGCTTATGTGGCCGATCCGCATTCGGCATTCGGCCTTGCCGCCCAGTCAGCGCTGCGCAAAACTTTCCCCGGGAAAGAGCCCGCCCTCGTGCGGGATGGGGGCAGCGTCCCGATTGTGGCGGACCTCAAGCGCATTCTTGGGGCCGATTCCCTCCTGTTGGGGCTGGCCCTGCCGGATGCGCGCATCCATTCGCCGAACGAAAATTTTCCGCTGGAAAATTTCGAAGGCGGCATCCGGCTGAACCGGGCCTTGCTGGAGGAAATTGCAGGAGTCTAA
- a CDS encoding thioredoxin family protein — protein MKSKFLLCLATVFAATILSPALSSAAESSLNWLTSSPAALAKAKNENKKVLIDFTGSDWCGWCMKLDREVFSTPEFAAYAAKNLVLLQVDFPRTRHQSDDQKQANQKLAQQYGIQGYPTIIVLNSGGNKVGELGYMPGGPQAFISALEKLK, from the coding sequence ATGAAATCCAAATTCCTGTTGTGTCTTGCCACAGTGTTTGCCGCCACGATTCTCAGCCCGGCCCTCTCCTCTGCCGCGGAATCCAGCCTGAACTGGCTGACCAGCTCTCCCGCCGCTTTGGCCAAGGCCAAAAATGAGAACAAAAAGGTGCTTATCGACTTCACCGGGTCGGACTGGTGCGGCTGGTGCATGAAACTGGATCGGGAAGTATTTTCGACTCCGGAATTTGCCGCCTATGCGGCGAAAAATCTGGTACTGTTGCAGGTGGATTTTCCACGCACCCGGCATCAATCGGATGACCAAAAGCAGGCCAATCAAAAACTGGCCCAGCAATACGGCATACAAGGGTATCCGACCATTATAGTACTGAACTCCGGCGGAAATAAAGTGGGAGAACTGGGTTACATGCCCGGCGGACCCCAGGCCTTCATAAGCGCGCTTGAAAAATTGAAATAA
- the dnaX gene encoding DNA polymerase III subunit gamma/tau: MSYQVLARKYRPRTFAEIIGQEHVVKTLSNAIATGRIAHAFLFVGPRGIGKTSTARILAMALNCKGGPKADFDPDDDLCREISEGRSMDVLEIDGASNNGVEQVRELRDNVQYAPARGKFKIYIIDEVHMLSAAAFNALLKTLEEPPAHVKFIFATTEPHKVLSTILSRCQRFDLKRISDKDIVKQLKLIAEKEKIKISDAALRLLARNAEGGMRDAESAFDQLISFCGSSIEEKDVLEIFGLTGPQEIWELAEAVQSGEDEVALQKLRALVERGKDLSRLSQQLLRYFRNLLVYVISPEISQEELEPDEARHFANLKPLPARDLILALIDELVRLEEKIRYALVKEVLFEITLIRMTRQRQRVSIEEILGYLARGGPAPSLSAPAADSSAPATPVKPVPTAALRAATPTPALASKPAAIPEPRSAPAVPNGATPEELWSRAIEPIKKKELVLRRALDFCEFKGLEGGRLKVKLVASKAMLEAIQNSQQLKDALAKAFGPDAGLDIDFSERAPDTQAVEAPPVPAGTESPAKPTSASASAAGVKTLSKAEFENDPLIQEALKAFDARIVAIKQD; the protein is encoded by the coding sequence GTGAGTTATCAGGTCCTAGCCCGCAAATACCGGCCCCGCACCTTTGCCGAAATCATCGGCCAGGAACATGTCGTCAAAACCCTCAGCAACGCCATCGCCACCGGGCGCATCGCCCACGCGTTTCTTTTTGTCGGCCCGCGCGGGATCGGCAAAACCTCCACCGCCCGCATCCTGGCCATGGCCCTGAATTGCAAGGGCGGACCAAAGGCTGATTTTGATCCGGATGATGATCTCTGCCGCGAAATCTCCGAGGGCCGGAGCATGGACGTGCTTGAAATCGACGGAGCCTCCAACAATGGCGTGGAACAGGTCCGCGAACTGCGCGACAACGTCCAGTACGCCCCCGCCCGCGGAAAATTCAAAATATACATCATCGACGAAGTACACATGCTGAGCGCGGCCGCCTTTAACGCCCTGCTCAAAACGCTCGAAGAACCGCCGGCGCATGTAAAATTCATCTTTGCCACCACCGAGCCACACAAGGTTTTGTCCACCATCCTTTCCCGTTGCCAGCGCTTTGATCTCAAACGCATTTCGGACAAGGATATCGTCAAGCAGCTCAAACTCATCGCGGAAAAGGAAAAGATCAAAATCAGCGACGCCGCACTCCGGCTGCTGGCGCGCAACGCCGAGGGCGGCATGCGCGACGCGGAATCGGCCTTTGACCAGCTCATCAGTTTTTGCGGAAGCTCCATCGAGGAAAAGGATGTGCTCGAAATTTTCGGCCTGACCGGCCCGCAGGAAATCTGGGAACTGGCGGAAGCCGTCCAGTCCGGAGAAGACGAAGTTGCGCTGCAAAAACTGCGTGCTTTGGTCGAGCGCGGCAAAGACCTGTCCCGGCTCAGCCAGCAGCTCCTCCGTTATTTCCGGAACCTGCTTGTTTATGTGATTTCGCCTGAAATTTCGCAGGAAGAGCTTGAGCCGGATGAAGCCCGGCATTTTGCGAACCTCAAGCCTTTGCCCGCGCGGGACCTGATTCTGGCGCTCATCGATGAACTGGTCCGCCTTGAGGAAAAAATCCGCTATGCCCTGGTCAAGGAAGTACTTTTTGAAATCACATTGATCCGCATGACCCGGCAACGGCAGCGCGTTTCCATCGAGGAAATTCTGGGCTACCTGGCCAGGGGCGGCCCTGCGCCCTCCCTGTCAGCGCCTGCGGCGGACTCGTCGGCACCCGCTACGCCTGTGAAACCGGTCCCGACGGCGGCACTCCGCGCAGCCACCCCGACACCTGCCCTGGCATCAAAGCCCGCGGCCATTCCGGAACCCAGATCCGCTCCCGCTGTCCCGAACGGCGCAACGCCGGAGGAACTCTGGTCCCGCGCCATTGAGCCTATCAAGAAAAAAGAGCTTGTTTTGCGCCGGGCGCTCGATTTTTGCGAGTTCAAGGGTCTGGAGGGCGGCCGCTTGAAAGTAAAACTTGTCGCCTCCAAGGCGATGCTGGAGGCCATCCAGAATTCCCAGCAACTCAAGGATGCCCTTGCCAAAGCCTTTGGACCGGACGCCGGCCTGGACATCGACTTTTCCGAGCGCGCGCCGGACACACAGGCTGTAGAGGCTCCGCCCGTCCCTGCCGGAACGGAAAGCCCGGCGAAGCCGACATCGGCATCGGCTTCGGCTGCCGGCGTCAAAACGTTGTCGAAAGCCGAGTTTGAAAATGATCCGCTGATCCAGGAGGCGCTCAAGGCGTTTGACGCCCGGATCGTGGCCATCAAACAGGACTAA
- a CDS encoding YbaB/EbfC family nucleoid-associated protein yields MNIAKMMKQAQKMQADMQRMQEELAKQTFEGSAGGGVVKAVAGGDGELKSITISPEILKDGDVEMLQDLIVTAVREASDKGKQAAQSQISQLSSGLGLPGLG; encoded by the coding sequence ATGAACATTGCGAAAATGATGAAGCAGGCCCAGAAAATGCAAGCCGACATGCAGCGGATGCAGGAGGAACTGGCAAAACAAACTTTTGAGGGCAGTGCCGGGGGCGGCGTGGTCAAGGCCGTTGCGGGTGGCGACGGTGAACTCAAGTCCATCACCATTTCTCCCGAAATCCTGAAAGACGGCGATGTTGAGATGCTGCAGGACTTGATTGTCACCGCTGTGCGTGAGGCCTCGGACAAAGGCAAGCAGGCGGCCCAGTCCCAGATCTCGCAGCTCAGCTCCGGTCTTGGGCTTCCAGGGCTTGGCTGA
- the recR gene encoding recombination mediator RecR has product MLDYPPAVRRLMEALRRLPSVGPRSAERLALHILKSGSDPARSLAESILEAGSVVRPCANCGFFSQEPLCDLCRDSTRISKLLCVVEQATDVLAFEKSGGFKGLYHVLGGCLSPLDEIGPEELNIPRLLKRIREESVEEVILGLNTDVKGETTTLYLAHEIHALGVRVTRLATGISVGGALEYADSATLGHALKDRKPI; this is encoded by the coding sequence ATGCTTGACTATCCTCCCGCTGTTCGCCGATTAATGGAAGCGCTCCGGCGGCTCCCGTCCGTCGGACCGCGAAGCGCGGAGCGGCTCGCCCTGCATATCCTGAAATCCGGCTCCGACCCGGCCCGTTCCCTGGCCGAAAGCATTCTGGAAGCGGGAAGCGTGGTCCGGCCCTGTGCCAACTGCGGTTTTTTTTCACAGGAACCCCTTTGCGACCTGTGCCGGGATTCCACGCGCATTTCCAAACTGCTTTGCGTGGTCGAGCAGGCCACCGATGTGCTGGCTTTTGAAAAAAGCGGCGGCTTCAAGGGACTGTATCATGTTCTGGGAGGCTGCCTTTCACCCTTGGACGAAATCGGGCCGGAAGAGCTCAACATTCCCCGTTTGCTCAAGCGGATTCGCGAGGAATCCGTGGAGGAAGTGATTCTCGGGTTGAATACCGATGTCAAAGGCGAAACCACGACCCTCTACCTTGCGCACGAGATCCACGCGCTGGGCGTCAGGGTAACGCGCCTGGCCACCGGCATTTCCGTTGGCGGCGCGCTCGAATACGCCGACAGCGCAACGCTCGGGCATGCGCTTAAAGACAGGAAGCCCATATGA
- a CDS encoding HAD family phosphatase: MKISTIFFDLGKVLIDYDFNIAFKRIAERSPLDLEHLESRAYSDYPLIDDYESGRISTPDFFAAMKKHLEFGGTIEELERIWCDVFTPIPDHILYARQLSEYYPLALISNTSDAHIRFVEAAYDFFPVFQKRIYSYQVGCMKPRPEIYQFALQEMNADKVEALFIDDREDNIEGAAKLGWQTIHLRPDVDLRLALRSYELQGI; the protein is encoded by the coding sequence ATGAAAATCTCAACGATATTTTTTGACCTCGGCAAGGTGTTGATCGATTACGATTTCAACATCGCTTTCAAGCGCATTGCGGAGCGCTCTCCTCTGGACCTCGAGCATTTGGAAAGCAGGGCTTATTCGGACTATCCTCTCATTGACGACTACGAATCGGGCCGTATCTCAACCCCGGATTTTTTCGCCGCAATGAAAAAGCACCTTGAGTTCGGCGGAACGATCGAAGAGCTGGAACGAATCTGGTGCGATGTCTTCACGCCAATCCCGGACCACATTCTGTACGCCCGCCAGCTTTCAGAATATTATCCGCTGGCCCTCATTTCCAACACATCCGACGCCCACATCCGCTTCGTCGAAGCCGCCTACGATTTCTTCCCCGTCTTCCAAAAGCGCATTTATTCCTATCAAGTGGGCTGCATGAAGCCCAGGCCGGAGATCTACCAATTCGCCCTTCAGGAAATGAACGCGGACAAGGTCGAAGCCCTGTTCATCGATGACCGCGAGGACAACATTGAAGGCGCCGCCAAACTCGGCTGGCAGACCATCCACCTGCGTCCGGACGTGGATCTCCGCCTGGCCCTGCGCAGCTACGAACTGCAGGGTATTTAA
- a CDS encoding lactonase family protein, which translates to MEIRFLHLLLGLILPYTLSATEIPFYIGAYTNTPNPSRGIYRSTLNTGTGALAAPMLAAETANPSYLALTHDNKFLYAVNETPAHTVEAFQVESNGLLTRLNAQSTGGDSPCYVSLDDTEHTVFVANYDGGSIAAFPVKADGSLGERALLIPLSGFGLDPQERTKSRAHSIYTSAGNRFVYACDLGTDKIWSYHFDAATGNLTPNNPPFVCVPSGAGPRHLAFLPGAPFAYVVNERSMTVTALAIDKVSGALTPFQTLSSLPKDVPASGSGSAAIRIHPNGKWLYVSNRSHASITQFTIGIDGRLAWAANTPGVPAIPRDFAIDPSGRWLLAAGQKANLICNYKIDPVSGQISPTPYSLTLSAPVCLLFEKP; encoded by the coding sequence ATGGAAATTCGATTCCTTCACTTGCTCCTCGGCCTTATCCTTCCATATACGCTGAGCGCTACTGAAATTCCTTTTTATATCGGCGCCTATACCAACACGCCGAATCCGAGCCGCGGCATCTACCGCAGCACGCTCAACACCGGAACCGGCGCGCTTGCGGCACCCATGCTCGCCGCCGAAACCGCCAACCCGAGTTATCTTGCCCTCACCCACGACAACAAGTTCCTCTATGCAGTCAACGAAACACCGGCCCACACCGTGGAAGCCTTCCAGGTCGAAAGCAACGGACTGCTCACCCGCCTCAATGCTCAATCCACGGGTGGCGACAGTCCTTGTTATGTCAGCCTCGACGACACTGAGCACACGGTGTTCGTTGCGAATTATGACGGCGGCTCGATTGCCGCGTTTCCAGTCAAAGCCGACGGTTCCCTCGGCGAACGCGCCTTGCTGATTCCGCTCAGCGGTTTCGGCCTGGACCCGCAAGAACGAACCAAGTCCCGCGCGCACTCCATTTATACCAGTGCGGGCAATCGCTTCGTTTATGCCTGCGATCTGGGCACGGACAAAATCTGGAGTTATCATTTTGACGCCGCAACGGGCAACCTGACACCTAACAATCCCCCATTTGTTTGCGTCCCCTCGGGAGCAGGACCGCGCCATCTTGCATTTCTTCCCGGTGCGCCCTTTGCCTATGTGGTTAACGAGAGAAGCATGACGGTGACGGCGCTTGCCATTGATAAAGTTTCCGGGGCGCTCACTCCGTTCCAAACACTGTCTTCCCTGCCCAAGGATGTTCCCGCATCCGGTTCGGGCAGCGCCGCCATCCGCATTCATCCCAATGGCAAGTGGCTCTACGTTTCCAACCGCAGCCACGCTTCGATTACACAATTTACAATCGGCATCGATGGACGGCTCGCCTGGGCGGCGAACACACCCGGTGTCCCGGCCATCCCGCGCGATTTTGCCATCGATCCCAGCGGACGCTGGCTGCTTGCCGCGGGGCAAAAAGCAAATTTGATCTGCAACTATAAAATCGATCCGGTCTCCGGCCAAATCTCACCCACGCCTTACTCCCTCACCCTCTCCGCGCCCGTCTGTCTTCTTTTTGAAAAACCATGA
- the ruvC gene encoding crossover junction endodeoxyribonuclease RuvC has translation MRILGIDPSIRCTGYAVIETIGKQTKALCFGNIPNPASRAPEKCLLAIAEGLREVIAAHHPEQAAMEKIIYVQSVRTAIIMGSARGAALIAVAEAGLSLTEYPAKLIKKAATGYGSAQKQQVGFMMRVLLGLTRTPQADEGDALAVALTHARASTLPAASTLRKKQIHP, from the coding sequence ATGCGCATCCTGGGAATCGATCCCTCCATTCGCTGCACGGGTTATGCCGTCATCGAGACCATTGGCAAACAAACCAAGGCCCTGTGCTTCGGCAACATTCCGAACCCGGCCTCACGCGCGCCTGAAAAATGCCTCCTGGCCATTGCCGAGGGCCTGCGCGAAGTCATCGCCGCCCATCATCCGGAGCAGGCAGCCATGGAAAAAATCATCTATGTGCAAAGCGTTCGCACCGCCATCATCATGGGATCCGCCCGCGGCGCGGCTCTGATTGCAGTCGCGGAAGCGGGCCTGTCCCTTACCGAATACCCGGCCAAGCTCATCAAAAAAGCGGCCACCGGCTATGGCTCCGCGCAAAAGCAGCAGGTCGGTTTCATGATGCGCGTGTTGCTGGGCCTCACCCGGACGCCGCAGGCGGATGAAGGCGATGCCCTGGCGGTTGCCTTGACACATGCCCGGGCCTCCACATTGCCCGCCGCTTCAACCCTCCGGAAAAAACAAATCCACCCTTGA
- the ruvA gene encoding Holliday junction branch migration protein RuvA, whose protein sequence is MPGPPHCPPLQPSGKNKSTLETGCRKLQTPPVISFLRGKLTESLPTRVVLDVRDVGYEIFIPLSTFEKLPPPPAEVTLLTVLSIRETEHVLYGFLTRDERDLFLLLIHHVSGVGPKIALAILSGSSTAQFKTAVVHQDLATLSRIKGVGKKTAERIVVELKDKVGISGAWQAAVENQTLGPEQQKTNDALLALLALGYKQQDALKAIAETGIKGSVEEIIRDALKKL, encoded by the coding sequence ATGCCCGGGCCTCCACATTGCCCGCCGCTTCAACCCTCCGGAAAAAACAAATCCACCCTTGAAACCGGCTGCCGGAAACTTCAAACTCCACCCGTGATTTCATTTCTCCGCGGCAAGCTGACCGAGTCCCTCCCCACGCGCGTTGTTCTCGACGTGCGGGATGTCGGCTACGAAATTTTCATCCCGCTTAGCACATTTGAAAAACTGCCGCCGCCGCCGGCCGAAGTCACCCTGTTGACGGTTCTCAGCATCCGCGAAACCGAACATGTGCTGTACGGTTTTTTGACGCGCGACGAACGCGATCTTTTCCTTTTGCTGATCCATCACGTTTCCGGTGTCGGCCCCAAGATCGCCCTGGCCATTTTAAGCGGCTCCTCCACCGCGCAGTTTAAGACAGCCGTGGTCCATCAGGACCTGGCCACTCTTTCCAGAATCAAGGGCGTGGGCAAAAAAACGGCGGAACGCATCGTCGTGGAACTGAAGGACAAAGTCGGCATTTCGGGGGCCTGGCAGGCTGCTGTGGAGAATCAAACGCTTGGTCCGGAGCAGCAAAAGACAAACGACGCCCTGCTCGCCTTGCTTGCGCTGGGTTACAAACAACAGGATGCCCTCAAGGCCATTGCCGAAACCGGCATCAAAGGTTCCGTGGAAGAAATCATCCGCGACGCCTTGAAGAAACTGTAA
- the ruvB gene encoding Holliday junction branch migration DNA helicase RuvB: protein MSEPALNQFNRDDEPADPFDQSLRPGTMDEFTGQPKAKERLEVMIQSAKIRGEALDHILLSGPPGLGKTTLAHILAKAMGVQIRITSGPTLEKAGDLAGLLTSLEPNDVLFIDEIHRLNSTIEEYLYPAMEDFRIDIVIDQGPSARSVCLNLPRFTLVGATTRPGMLSAPLRSRFGIANRLEYYDADSLATIVRRSSKLLELTLADDAAREIACRSRGTPRIANNLLKWVRDFAIVKSDGKVTRDVADQALTMLEIDRHGLDEMDKRILETLILKFQGGPAGLGSLAVAVGEEAGTLEEVHEPYLIMEGYLARTQQGRIAQPLAYERLGLKLKPSQNQLL from the coding sequence ATGTCCGAACCTGCGCTAAACCAGTTCAACCGTGATGACGAACCGGCTGATCCGTTCGATCAATCCCTGCGCCCTGGCACGATGGACGAATTCACCGGCCAGCCCAAGGCCAAGGAACGCCTCGAGGTCATGATCCAGTCGGCCAAAATCCGCGGCGAGGCGCTGGATCACATCCTGTTGAGCGGACCGCCCGGCCTCGGTAAAACCACGCTGGCCCACATCCTCGCCAAGGCCATGGGCGTCCAAATCCGGATCACCTCCGGGCCGACGCTGGAAAAGGCAGGCGACCTCGCGGGGCTGCTCACCAGCCTCGAACCCAACGATGTGCTTTTCATTGACGAAATCCACCGCCTGAACAGCACCATCGAAGAATATCTCTACCCGGCGATGGAAGATTTCCGGATCGACATTGTCATCGACCAGGGCCCGAGCGCCCGCAGCGTCTGCCTGAATCTGCCGCGTTTCACGCTCGTAGGCGCCACAACCCGGCCAGGCATGTTGAGCGCCCCGTTGCGCTCGCGCTTCGGCATCGCAAACCGGCTCGAATATTACGACGCCGATTCCCTGGCAACCATCGTGCGGCGCTCCTCAAAATTGCTGGAGCTGACGCTGGCGGACGACGCGGCGCGCGAAATCGCCTGCCGCTCGCGCGGAACGCCGCGCATTGCCAACAACCTGCTGAAATGGGTGCGCGACTTCGCGATAGTGAAGTCGGACGGAAAAGTCACGCGCGACGTGGCCGACCAGGCGTTGACGATGCTGGAGATCGACCGCCACGGGCTGGATGAAATGGACAAACGAATTTTGGAGACTCTGATCCTGAAATTCCAGGGCGGGCCGGCCGGGTTGGGCTCCCTGGCGGTCGCCGTGGGTGAGGAAGCCGGAACTCTGGAAGAAGTGCATGAGCCCTATCTCATTATGGAAGGCTACCTGGCGCGCACCCAGCAGGGGCGCATTGCGCAGCCTCTGGCGTATGAACGGCTCGGGCTGAAACTCAAGCCAAGTCAAAACCAGCTTCTGTAA
- a CDS encoding type II toxin-antitoxin system VapB family antitoxin yields the protein MRITVDIEDSVLKELSALTGETKKSPAVAKAVTEFVRRQRAREFGRLLMEGDFANAFEPAFDPEKQDK from the coding sequence ATGAGAATTACGGTTGATATCGAAGATTCTGTTTTAAAGGAGCTCAGCGCGTTGACGGGCGAAACCAAAAAGAGCCCCGCTGTGGCCAAAGCTGTCACGGAATTTGTCAGGCGGCAGCGGGCCAGGGAATTTGGCCGTTTGTTGATGGAAGGCGATTTTGCGAACGCCTTTGAACCCGCTTTTGACCCCGAAAAACAGGACAAATAA
- a CDS encoding PIN domain-containing protein, with protein sequence MVLVDSCVWIEASRERGDLHVKLALRALLDEYEAAYCGPVKLEVLGGARNEKRKALSYFFEAVPYLAMPEIIWDDAKNISWRLRDAGQAIPWNDILIACIALKQRCRVYSIDAHFQALSEKCGLLLYQPGYGGKYQRDVEG encoded by the coding sequence GTGGTCCTGGTGGATTCCTGTGTCTGGATTGAAGCAAGCCGGGAGCGGGGCGACTTGCACGTCAAACTGGCGCTCCGGGCTCTCTTGGACGAATACGAAGCGGCCTATTGCGGGCCGGTCAAACTCGAAGTATTGGGCGGCGCCCGGAATGAAAAGCGCAAAGCCCTGTCGTATTTTTTTGAGGCGGTACCCTATTTGGCGATGCCGGAAATCATTTGGGATGATGCTAAAAACATTTCCTGGCGTTTGCGCGACGCGGGCCAGGCCATTCCCTGGAACGACATATTGATTGCCTGCATAGCCTTGAAACAACGCTGCCGGGTCTATTCCATTGACGCCCATTTCCAAGCTCTCAGCGAAAAATGCGGGCTTTTGCTCTACCAACCCGGCTACGGGGGGAAATACCAGCGCGACGTTGAGGGTTGA